From Pseudodesulfovibrio nedwellii:
AACCCTTTGAAAAAAGTTTTCTGGACTCTCCAAAATGCTTTATAGCTCGCTTCGCTCGAAGTTGTGAAAAGTATTTGTAGTGGTTAATAAAAATTATATTAGGGATAACCACGCCGAAGGCGTACTAAAAAGTTTTGGAGATTCTTAAGAACCTTTTTCAAAAGGTTCTTAAGCCGCCGGAGGCATTCCGCCCATACTTATTTGCTCGCGACTTCGTCACCATCGGCGATTGGCACTTTGACAGCGATGTAATCGATTACCTGGGTGATATCACCAAGTTCCGAGGCAATGGCCACGGCCGCTGTTTTTTGTGAATAGTTCTGTGCTTTGCCGAGAAGAATAGCCTGTGACTGGATAACTTCTACTCGCAGATCGGCACCTCGCAAACGGAGAGTCTTTTTGAATTGTTCTGCGAGTTCTGCATGAAGCCGTTGGTCTTTTCGAGCTTCGCGGCGTGTGGTGAGTGGATAGAATTTGCAGGTAATGGTTTTGATACCCTGCACAGTGGATGCTGTTTTGATGGCGTAGTCTGCACGTGCTCGATCAGATATTTGCCCGACGAGATAGGCTTTGGCATCGATGACATGGGCAGAAACGGTCATGCCGTTGAGTTGCAACCGTTCGCGCAATCTGCGCTGGAGCATTTTGTCCTGATTAGCCGTCAATCCCCCGCCTTCTACATGACTACGGGGAATATATTCATCGGCCAACATGGCGGCATCATACCCGGTCATGGCTCCACCTGCGACTTGCACAGCCGGATAGACGGCGCATCCTGTGGTGGAAGCGAGCAGAAGAGCAAAGAGTATATGCAGTATTTTTTTACCCATGACTAATGAATGACTATAGTGGAATGTCTAGACTTTGTCTAATCCCGTTGTAGCCATGGGTCGTGATTATCCCTTGATGGCAATCAGATAGATCATTCCGGCAATGGACTGTCGGTCAACGATGTGAAATGCCGGGAGTTGATCCTTCCAATTGTTCCAATGCCGTTCCCTGATGGCGAGTACAACCTTGTCTTCGTCTTGTGTCCATTCGATGAATTCAGGCAGATGATTGGTTTCCCTGAAGTTGTGTTCGGCATAGTAGGTGAAGATGCCGGAGTAGATTTTGAGCGCGTAGGGTGCATAGCCTCTGTCCATGTATTCGCTCATGATTTCGGCTTGTCGTTTGGTGCTCATGCCATTGTTCAGAGATGGGGCAACCATAAGACCGATGGGATAGAGCCAGATGATCATGGCGAGTGTGGTCGTGAGGAGTGCGGCCTTGTTGCCGTATTTACGCATCAGGAAAATGGCTGCGCCACCAACGAGCAAGAGGGTCGCGGCAATGCCCATGCCCCGGATGGGAACGGGGAAGGGGAGTAGGTCTCCGGCCAATATTAATCCGACACCGAATATCGCCCAGAGTCCACCAACGAGTGCCCAGAGTCGATTGGTCCGTGCTTCGTCCATGGAGTGTATGGCTGCGCCAGTCAGAATGGCCAACGGTGCGAACATGGGTAGGATGTAGATGAGCACTTTGCCACTTAGGCTTGACAGGAAGATGAATGTTGCGGCGAACATGATCCACAGGAAGGCACGGGGACCAGCCTGTTTGCGGACAGCCCAGAGTTCCCCCCATGTCTTGATGGAAAGATATTTCTTTATGGGCGCGACAAACAGGAACAATGTCCATGGCAGCCATGCCAGTGGGAAGGCTATAAGGTAGTAATAGAAAGATTCACGGTGGTGGAACGTTTTTGTGGCGCGTTGAATAACGTGTTTGCCGAGGACAGTATTCAGGAGGAAGTCCGGGCCTTCAGCGAGCATGACGCCGGCCACCCATGCAAGCAGAACGCCGATCATGGCGAGCAGGCCAAGTCCCATCTGACGGGTAAAGAGTTTTTTCAATTCACCCCGCCATGCCAGGTAGATACCGGATGTCAGCAATGGAAAGATAAACGCGAGTGGGCCTTTGATCAGCGTGGCGACACCGGCCAGCAGAAAGGCGTAGAGCGGCCATTTGCCTTGCGTTTTTTCATTGAAAGCACGGAACAGACAAGCATGGCTGAGCAGAATGAGCGCGGCGAACATAAGGTCCATGCGTGAATAGTGGAACAGGGCCACCAGAAAGAATGTGGAGAGCAGGATCAATGTGGAGGCCAGACTGATGGAACGGTCGAAGTTGAGTGAGCGGGCCAGAAAGTATGCTCCATAGAGGAAAAACAGACCGGACAGGGCTGCGCCGAGGAAAAAGACACCGGGCATGTCCATGGGGGTGATGGTGTCCAGCAGCCAGAGAAACCAGAAATAGACGGGCGGCTTGTCGGGATAGGGCTGGCCGTTTAGAGAGAGGACCATCCACTTTCCGCCATGAACGAGATTTTGGTAGGCGTTGGCGTAACGCACTTCATCGGAAAACCAGAGGGCGCGGTTGCTGAGGCAGAACCATGTCTGGGCGAACACGGCGAATGTCATGGTCAGCCATGGATGTTTGGCAAGCCTGTCCCAGATGGCGGCAGTTGTATATGTCATTGTCTGGCCTTTTTCCTGAAAAGCGTTGAGCCTGCGATGATGGTGGTGGCAAAGCCTCCCACGCTGCCGAGCAGCCAGGCAAAGAAGACATCAGAAGGGTGATGCCAGCCGAGATAAATTCGTGAAAAGCCCACGGTTCCGAGGAACAGGCCGAAAAGTGCGGTGATCCATGTGCGGTTCAATCGTTGAACCAATGGCAGGGTCCACCCCGTGATTTCCGTGGTGTGTCCAGATGGCAGTGAATGTTGTGCGCCGCGAGTAGAAAGCGGTTCAAACCATTCCCCTTGTCCGGGACGGGGGCGGCCAATGGTCATTTTCAGGAAATGAACACACAGTCCGGCCACGATGGCCTGCACAACGAGCAGGACAAGAACAAAACGCAGTCGTTCACGATTGTGGGTCTTGATGGCCACGATGAGCATGACGGCGTAGACCGCATAGAAAAACGGGTTGCTCCAGTCCGTGATGAATTTCATGACGGCTTTGAGTACGGGGTGAGCAGCCCGGTGGGCCTTGAAATAGACGGCCACGTCAGTTTCGGCGTTGAAACCGAACCAGAGTATGGCGAGGAGTATTAAAAGGGGCGCGGAAAAGAGCGCCCACTGTGTCAGGGAATGTCTGCGCATGCGGTTTTATATGATATACAGGGTGTGGGAGCAAGCCGGTGCAATCAATGCACTGTTTCTATGATTCGTCGGACTCTGGATATTTTTCGTGCGTGTATTTGGCCCATACCTCCGGGCTGGCGTTCAGCTCGGTGAGAATTTCGGTCATGGGCTTGCCTTCCTGTTTCCAGTATTTGTAGGCATTGTCCGAACACTCGAAGGGGATAACCAAGGTTCCGTCGTCAGTGAGATAGGGTTTCTTATCGTCCATGGGCGTGGACTATTTCACTTTTCGAGGTGAACCGCAAGCCACGCCTCGGAAACGAAAAATCCCCTGACATGCAGGGGATTTCTTTTTCGATGAGTGAGCGGACTGCTATGCCGCTGATTGTTTGGCTTTGTCTCCTGCGCCGCAGACCATCCGGTCCATTTGGCGAACTTTTTTCAGGATGTTTTTGGCGATTCGTTTGAATTCGGGCAGGTCTTTTTTATCATACGTGGCTTTTGCCCGTGTCAGGCCCGCCAGATCCAGAGTCTCATTGAACAGATACGGGATATAGAGCGGGTCCTGCTTGATGAATAGCTCGATGCGCGTCAGGGCCGCATGGATTTCCGACTGGTTCCCTGCAAGGTTGCGGAACAGTTTGGTTAGATGCTTTTCGGCGTTGCGTAGGGAGGTTGTCCACATGGGAGAACGCGGCTCCAAACGGATGGGCGGAATGTTGCCCCGGCAACTCAGGAGAGCTGAACGGAGACGGTCGACGCTTCCGGGTGCCGAAGCCAAGATGCCTTCGTTGTAGACCTTGTCGATGCTTACGACTTGTGTACCCTCGATGGGGACACCGCCGCCGTATAAATTGTAGATGGGGAACTGTGCCTGTTTGAGGTCGTCTTCCAGTTCGCGTTTGGCGGTCATGTATTGGACCGTGGTCAGAATGTCCTCGCCATCCAGATTTTGTGTGGTCTGGTGGTAGGATTGTTTCGTCATGTTTGTCGTTTCGTTGTGGTGACCGCCTGAGTGGGATCTCCCATTCAACCATGCGTAGTCCTGACCGGCCAGCAGCAGGTGGTTTACACCGCAGGCGCGGAGGAAGCGGGACAGGGTCACGGAAACGTTACCACCTGCATCCATAACCATGTCGCGTTCTTTGAGTACGTATGTCCCGAGTCCGCCGATAGTCCACAGCGGAAGTGTGGGACCGGGGTACCGTTTGAGCACCATGGGATCTATTTTGGTGGAGTAAACGAG
This genomic window contains:
- a CDS encoding phosphatase PAP2 family protein; the protein is MRRHSLTQWALFSAPLLILLAILWFGFNAETDVAVYFKAHRAAHPVLKAVMKFITDWSNPFFYAVYAVMLIVAIKTHNRERLRFVLVLLVVQAIVAGLCVHFLKMTIGRPRPGQGEWFEPLSTRGAQHSLPSGHTTEITGWTLPLVQRLNRTWITALFGLFLGTVGFSRIYLGWHHPSDVFFAWLLGSVGGFATTIIAGSTLFRKKARQ
- a CDS encoding glycosyltransferase family 39 protein, yielding MTYTTAAIWDRLAKHPWLTMTFAVFAQTWFCLSNRALWFSDEVRYANAYQNLVHGGKWMVLSLNGQPYPDKPPVYFWFLWLLDTITPMDMPGVFFLGAALSGLFFLYGAYFLARSLNFDRSISLASTLILLSTFFLVALFHYSRMDLMFAALILLSHACLFRAFNEKTQGKWPLYAFLLAGVATLIKGPLAFIFPLLTSGIYLAWRGELKKLFTRQMGLGLLAMIGVLLAWVAGVMLAEGPDFLLNTVLGKHVIQRATKTFHHRESFYYYLIAFPLAWLPWTLFLFVAPIKKYLSIKTWGELWAVRKQAGPRAFLWIMFAATFIFLSSLSGKVLIYILPMFAPLAILTGAAIHSMDEARTNRLWALVGGLWAIFGVGLILAGDLLPFPVPIRGMGIAATLLLVGGAAIFLMRKYGNKAALLTTTLAMIIWLYPIGLMVAPSLNNGMSTKRQAEIMSEYMDRGYAPYALKIYSGIFTYYAEHNFRETNHLPEFIEWTQDEDKVVLAIRERHWNNWKDQLPAFHIVDRQSIAGMIYLIAIKG
- a CDS encoding BON domain-containing protein, giving the protein MGKKILHILFALLLASTTGCAVYPAVQVAGGAMTGYDAAMLADEYIPRSHVEGGGLTANQDKMLQRRLRERLQLNGMTVSAHVIDAKAYLVGQISDRARADYAIKTASTVQGIKTITCKFYPLTTRREARKDQRLHAELAEQFKKTLRLRGADLRVEVIQSQAILLGKAQNYSQKTAAVAIASELGDITQVIDYIAVKVPIADGDEVASK